The Methanooceanicella nereidis genome window below encodes:
- a CDS encoding HEAT repeat domain-containing protein gives MPDECYVLEHKEISSLIRSLADHNMSERSAESLINMGRQAVQPLIVALKDPNMDVRGNAAWILGSIRDERAIEPLIGMLKDEELEARVVAGVALIKIGMPAVEPLIASLKRCDSKLKRTTANVLMGLCKEDRVDTGSKQKIMNTLRSI, from the coding sequence ATGCCAGACGAATGTTATGTGTTAGAACATAAGGAAATATCCTCTCTTATCAGATCGCTGGCCGATCATAATATGAGCGAGAGGTCTGCCGAGTCTTTGATCAATATGGGCCGCCAGGCGGTTCAGCCGCTAATTGTTGCGCTAAAGGATCCGAACATGGACGTGCGCGGCAACGCTGCATGGATACTCGGTAGCATCAGGGACGAAAGAGCGATCGAGCCTTTGATCGGAATGCTGAAGGATGAGGAGCTGGAAGCGAGAGTCGTCGCCGGGGTAGCTCTTATCAAGATAGGCATGCCCGCAGTGGAGCCGCTCATCGCCAGCCTGAAACGCTGTGACAGTAAATTAAAAAGGACAACGGCTAACGTTCTGATGGGGCTATGTAAGGAAGATCGTGTCGATACCGGGTCAAAGCAGAAGATAATGAACACTTTAAGGTCGATATAA
- a CDS encoding DUF2769 domain-containing protein has product MTTPPETPENYDACICSSCPSYPGDDKVLYCGRGKSDKKINPEGCICPQGCPIFSQYKLNSMYYCMGGKAK; this is encoded by the coding sequence ATGACGACACCACCCGAAACTCCTGAGAACTATGATGCTTGCATTTGCAGCAGCTGCCCAAGTTATCCCGGCGATGATAAGGTTCTGTATTGCGGCAGAGGAAAAAGTGATAAAAAAATAAATCCCGAAGGATGCATCTGTCCCCAGGGATGCCCCATATTCTCTCAATATAAGCTAAACAGCATGTATTACTGCATGGGCGGTAAGGCAAAATAA